A stretch of the Drosophila sulfurigaster albostrigata strain 15112-1811.04 chromosome 2L, ASM2355843v2, whole genome shotgun sequence genome encodes the following:
- the LOC133850606 gene encoding threonine--tRNA ligase 1, cytoplasmic isoform X1 has protein sequence MFKVLPFVSALRSSYNQQRSLHNIRALLAVNKNRQQPKQRQQQQQDIQSSSYATLAAKMKKEKKEKPAAGGGDGRKELNPWPQYIEERNVLWEKCKAEYLAELAAKPRAAIKVTLPDGKQVDATSWETTPYDVARGISQGLADNTIISKVNGEVWDLDRVLEGDCNLQLLKFDDPDAQAVFWHSSAHIMGEAMERIYGGHLCYGPPIESGFYYDMHLDGDGISTTEYGTMETLIKQIVKEKQNFERLEMKKADLLEMFKYNEFKVRILNEKVTTDRTTVYKCGSLIDLCRGPHVRHTGKVKALKITKNSSTYWEGKADAETLQRVYGISFPEPKQLKEWEKLQEEAAKRDHRKIGREQELFFFHELSPGSCFFQPRGAHIYNTLMNLIRGEYRKRGFQEVISPNIYNAKLWMTSGHWEHYADNMFSFEAEKEKFALKPMNCPGHCLIFDNRNRSWRELPLRMADFGVLHRNELSGALTGLTRVRRFQQDDAHIFCAPEQIKGEMKGCLDFLRHVYTIFGFDFQLVLSTRPEKYLGELEQWNAAEKALAESLDEFGKPWKENPGDGAFYGPKIDITIMDALKRPFQCATIQLDFQLPIRFNLNYIADDGEKKRPVIIHRAILGSVERMIAILTENYAGKWPFWLSPRQVMVVPVGPAYDEYAKSVRDQLYAAGFMSEADCDAGDTMNKKIRNAQLAQFNFILVVGDKERSSTTVNVRTRDNKVHGEVSVADLITKLQKIRDEFITNEDSF, from the exons atgtTCAAAGTGTTGCCGTTTGTTAGTGCGCTGAGAAGCAGTTACAATCAGCAAAGATCTTTGCACAATATTCGAGCTCTGTTGGCGGTGAACAAAAATCGACAGCAGccaaaacaacgacaacaacaacagcaagacaTTCAGAGCAGCAGCTACGCAACTTTG GCTGCTAAGATGAAGAAggagaaaaaggaaaaaccagCCGCTGGCGGCGGAGATGGTCGCAAAG agCTTAATCCCTGGCCGCAGTATATCGAGGAGCGCAACGTGCTATGGGAGAAATGCAAGGCGGAATATTTGGCTGAGCTGGCTGCGAAGCCGCGTGCGGCAATCAAAGTGACGCTGCCCGATGGCAAGCAAGTGGATGCTACCTCTTGGGAGACTACGCCTTACGATGTGGCACGTGGCATTAGTCAAGGCCTGGCTGATAACACTATCATCTCGAAGGTGAATGGCGAAGTTTGGGATCTGGATCGTGTGCTGGAGGGCGATTGCAATTTGCAGCTGCTTAAGTTCGATGATCCCGATGCACAGGCCGTGTTTTGGCACAGCTCAGCTCATATTATGGGTGAAGCCATGGAGCGTATCTATGGCGGTCACTTGTGCTATGGTCCGCCAATTGAAAGTGGCTTCTACTACGACATGCACTTGGATGGCGATGGC ATCTCCACCACGGAATACGGTACCATGGAGACCCTGATTAAACAGATTGTCAAGGAAAAGCAAAACTTTGAGCGTCTGGAGATGAAGAAAGCCGATCTGCTCGAAATGTTCAAATACAACGAGTTCAAGGTGCGCATTCTCAATGAGAAAGTCACCACAGATCGCACCACGGTCTACAAATGCGGCTCATTGATTGATTTGTGCCGTGGCCCGCATGTGCGTCACACTGGCAAAGTCAAGGCACTAAAGATCACCAAGAACTCATCAACCTATTGGGAAGGCAAGGCTGATGCCGAAACTTTACAGCGCGTCTACGGCATCTCATTCCCGGAGCCCAAGCAGTTGAAGGAATGGGAGAAACTACAAGAGGAGGCAGCAAAGCGTGATCACCGCAAGATTGGACGTGAGCAAGAGCTGTTCTTTTTCCATGAACTGTCGCCCGGTTCGTGCTTCTTTCAGCCACGCGGCGCACATATCTACAACACGTTGATGAATCTGATACGCGGCGAGTACCGAAAGCGTGGCTTCCAGGAAGTCATCTCGCCCAATATCTACAATGCCAAGCTGTGGATGACATCGGGTCATTGGGAGCATTATGCCGACAATATGTTCTCCTTTGAGGCGGAAAAGGAAAAGTTTGCGCTCAAGCCCATGAACTGTCCTGGTCATTGTCTGATCTTTGACAACCGCAATCGATCGTGGCGCGAGTTGCCATTGCGCATGGCCGACTTTGGTGTGTTGCATCGCAATGAATTGTCCGGCGCATTGACGGGCTTGACACGCGTACGTCGCTTCCAGCAGGACGATGCGCACATCTTCTGCGCACCTGAGCAGATCAAGGGCGAAATGAAGGGATGTTTGGACTTTTTACGTCATGTCTACACTatctttggctttgacttccAACTGGTGTTGTCCACTCGCCCCGAGAAGTATCTGGGTGAGCTGGAGCAATGGAATGCTGCTGAGAAGGCGCTTGCCGAATCGCTCGATGAGTTTGGCAAGCCATGGAAAGAGAATCCCGGCGATGGCGCCTTCTATGGACCCAAAATTGATATTACAATTATGGATGCACTGAAGCGACCCTTCCAATGCGCAACCATACAGTTGGATTTCCAGCTGCCCATACGTTTCAATCTCAACTACATCGCCGACGATGGCGAAAAGAAACGTCCAGTGATCATCCATCGTGCCATCCTTGGCTCTGTGGAGCGCATGATTGCCATTCTCACGGAGAACTATGCTGGCAAATGGCCATTCTGGCTATCGCCACGCCAGGTGATGGTCGTGCCCGTGGGTCCCGCTTACGATGAGTATGCGAAGAGCGTGCGCGATCAGTTGTATGCGGCTGGATTTATGAGTGAAGCGGATTGCGATGCCGGCGACACGATGAACAAGAAGATACGAAATGCTCAGTTGgcacaattcaatttcattctgGTTGTGGGCGATAAGGAGCGCTCGTCGACCACGGTGAATGTGCGCACTCGTGATAACAAGGTGCATGGCGAAGTCTCTGTGGCTGATTTGATAACCAAGCTGCAGAAGATACGCGATGAATTCATCACAAACGAAGACAgcttttaa
- the LOC133850606 gene encoding threonine--tRNA ligase 1, cytoplasmic isoform X2, producing MGDNVVSELSNLDLNKQKAAKMKKEKKEKPAAGGGDGRKELNPWPQYIEERNVLWEKCKAEYLAELAAKPRAAIKVTLPDGKQVDATSWETTPYDVARGISQGLADNTIISKVNGEVWDLDRVLEGDCNLQLLKFDDPDAQAVFWHSSAHIMGEAMERIYGGHLCYGPPIESGFYYDMHLDGDGISTTEYGTMETLIKQIVKEKQNFERLEMKKADLLEMFKYNEFKVRILNEKVTTDRTTVYKCGSLIDLCRGPHVRHTGKVKALKITKNSSTYWEGKADAETLQRVYGISFPEPKQLKEWEKLQEEAAKRDHRKIGREQELFFFHELSPGSCFFQPRGAHIYNTLMNLIRGEYRKRGFQEVISPNIYNAKLWMTSGHWEHYADNMFSFEAEKEKFALKPMNCPGHCLIFDNRNRSWRELPLRMADFGVLHRNELSGALTGLTRVRRFQQDDAHIFCAPEQIKGEMKGCLDFLRHVYTIFGFDFQLVLSTRPEKYLGELEQWNAAEKALAESLDEFGKPWKENPGDGAFYGPKIDITIMDALKRPFQCATIQLDFQLPIRFNLNYIADDGEKKRPVIIHRAILGSVERMIAILTENYAGKWPFWLSPRQVMVVPVGPAYDEYAKSVRDQLYAAGFMSEADCDAGDTMNKKIRNAQLAQFNFILVVGDKERSSTTVNVRTRDNKVHGEVSVADLITKLQKIRDEFITNEDSF from the exons ATGGGTGACAACGTGGTGTCGGAATTAAGTAATTTGGATTTAAATAAGCAGAAG GCTGCTAAGATGAAGAAggagaaaaaggaaaaaccagCCGCTGGCGGCGGAGATGGTCGCAAAG agCTTAATCCCTGGCCGCAGTATATCGAGGAGCGCAACGTGCTATGGGAGAAATGCAAGGCGGAATATTTGGCTGAGCTGGCTGCGAAGCCGCGTGCGGCAATCAAAGTGACGCTGCCCGATGGCAAGCAAGTGGATGCTACCTCTTGGGAGACTACGCCTTACGATGTGGCACGTGGCATTAGTCAAGGCCTGGCTGATAACACTATCATCTCGAAGGTGAATGGCGAAGTTTGGGATCTGGATCGTGTGCTGGAGGGCGATTGCAATTTGCAGCTGCTTAAGTTCGATGATCCCGATGCACAGGCCGTGTTTTGGCACAGCTCAGCTCATATTATGGGTGAAGCCATGGAGCGTATCTATGGCGGTCACTTGTGCTATGGTCCGCCAATTGAAAGTGGCTTCTACTACGACATGCACTTGGATGGCGATGGC ATCTCCACCACGGAATACGGTACCATGGAGACCCTGATTAAACAGATTGTCAAGGAAAAGCAAAACTTTGAGCGTCTGGAGATGAAGAAAGCCGATCTGCTCGAAATGTTCAAATACAACGAGTTCAAGGTGCGCATTCTCAATGAGAAAGTCACCACAGATCGCACCACGGTCTACAAATGCGGCTCATTGATTGATTTGTGCCGTGGCCCGCATGTGCGTCACACTGGCAAAGTCAAGGCACTAAAGATCACCAAGAACTCATCAACCTATTGGGAAGGCAAGGCTGATGCCGAAACTTTACAGCGCGTCTACGGCATCTCATTCCCGGAGCCCAAGCAGTTGAAGGAATGGGAGAAACTACAAGAGGAGGCAGCAAAGCGTGATCACCGCAAGATTGGACGTGAGCAAGAGCTGTTCTTTTTCCATGAACTGTCGCCCGGTTCGTGCTTCTTTCAGCCACGCGGCGCACATATCTACAACACGTTGATGAATCTGATACGCGGCGAGTACCGAAAGCGTGGCTTCCAGGAAGTCATCTCGCCCAATATCTACAATGCCAAGCTGTGGATGACATCGGGTCATTGGGAGCATTATGCCGACAATATGTTCTCCTTTGAGGCGGAAAAGGAAAAGTTTGCGCTCAAGCCCATGAACTGTCCTGGTCATTGTCTGATCTTTGACAACCGCAATCGATCGTGGCGCGAGTTGCCATTGCGCATGGCCGACTTTGGTGTGTTGCATCGCAATGAATTGTCCGGCGCATTGACGGGCTTGACACGCGTACGTCGCTTCCAGCAGGACGATGCGCACATCTTCTGCGCACCTGAGCAGATCAAGGGCGAAATGAAGGGATGTTTGGACTTTTTACGTCATGTCTACACTatctttggctttgacttccAACTGGTGTTGTCCACTCGCCCCGAGAAGTATCTGGGTGAGCTGGAGCAATGGAATGCTGCTGAGAAGGCGCTTGCCGAATCGCTCGATGAGTTTGGCAAGCCATGGAAAGAGAATCCCGGCGATGGCGCCTTCTATGGACCCAAAATTGATATTACAATTATGGATGCACTGAAGCGACCCTTCCAATGCGCAACCATACAGTTGGATTTCCAGCTGCCCATACGTTTCAATCTCAACTACATCGCCGACGATGGCGAAAAGAAACGTCCAGTGATCATCCATCGTGCCATCCTTGGCTCTGTGGAGCGCATGATTGCCATTCTCACGGAGAACTATGCTGGCAAATGGCCATTCTGGCTATCGCCACGCCAGGTGATGGTCGTGCCCGTGGGTCCCGCTTACGATGAGTATGCGAAGAGCGTGCGCGATCAGTTGTATGCGGCTGGATTTATGAGTGAAGCGGATTGCGATGCCGGCGACACGATGAACAAGAAGATACGAAATGCTCAGTTGgcacaattcaatttcattctgGTTGTGGGCGATAAGGAGCGCTCGTCGACCACGGTGAATGTGCGCACTCGTGATAACAAGGTGCATGGCGAAGTCTCTGTGGCTGATTTGATAACCAAGCTGCAGAAGATACGCGATGAATTCATCACAAACGAAGACAgcttttaa
- the LOC133850607 gene encoding protoheme IX farnesyltransferase, mitochondrial → MFRRLSKLTICDHLTTQIIPTQINLIRCSASARPTDNCKSAVPLEALSVAVPAHILNNEQQPQAVRNSTKSLEFLPWMPSPYTSNASGPLSQYKKLSKFRLTSLVVITTMGGYALAPAAFDLATFAMCSLGTGLVSAAANSINQYHEVPFDSQMSRTKNRVLVTGQITPLKAVGFAVVSATTGLSMLYFGVNGLTAALGAGNLFLYTSVYTPMKRMSIANTWVGSIVGAIPPLMGWAGCAGSLDAGAMILAGILYAWQFPHFNALSWNLRPDYSRAGYRMMAVTNPGLCRRTALRYSVAIGALSLLAPVADVTNYWFALETLPLNAYFCYLAYKFHQKSDSGSSRKLFRFSLIHLPALMLLFLANKKHWYFKDDTETNEETVKSDKSLISALPKSTPSGLEKVLPVAVTEGSR, encoded by the exons atgtttCGCAGACTAAGTAAACTGACGATATGCGATCATCTAACAACACAGATAATACCTAcacaaatcaatttgataCGA tGTTCGGCAAGTGCGCGTCCAACTGACAACTGCAAATCTGCTGTACCATTAGAAGCTCTGTCCGTCGCAGTTCCCGCCCATATACTTAATAATGAGCAACAACCTCAAGCGGTACGAAATTCGACAAAATCGCTGGAGTTTCTGCCATGGATGCCGAGTCCCTACACATCAAATGCTAGCGGACCGCTCAGTCAATACAAAAAGCTGTCTAAGTTTCGGCTGACAT CCTTGGTGGTGATAACTACAATGGGCGGTTATGCTTTGGCGCCGGCTGCATTTGATTTAGCTACGTTTGCGATGTGTTCACTGGGCACAGGATTGGTTTCGGCTGCAGCGAATTCTATAAATCAATACCACGAAGTTCCCTTCGATTCACAGATGTCGCGTACGAAAAACCGGGTGCTGGTAACTGGACAAATTACGCCACTAAAAGCAGTTGGCTTTGCTGTCGTCTCAGCGACTACAGGATTGAGCATGTTATATTTTGGCGTTAATGGATTAACAGCTGCTTTGGGTGCCGGCAATCTGTTCCTCTACACCTCCGTTTACACGCCTATGAAACGAATGAGCATCGCCAACACCTGGGTGGGCTCCATTGTGGGCGCCATACCACCGCTAATGGGCTGGGCCGGTTGTGCTGGGTCTCTGGATGCGGGTGCTATGATTCTTGCGGGGATTCTGTATGCCTGGCAATTTCCACACTTCAATGCGTTGTCGTGGAACCTGCGACCGGATTATTCGCGTGCTGGTTACCGCATGATGGCAGTCACAAACCCAGGATTATGTCGTCGTACCGCGTTGCGGTATTCAGTCGCCATTGGTGCTCTTTCGCTTTTGGCTCCTGTTGCAGATGTAACCAACTATTGGTTTGCTCTGGAGACACTGCCCTTAAACGCCTACTTTTGTTATCTAG CTTACAAATTTCATCAGAAATCGGACAGTGGAAGTTCTCGCAAATTGTTtagattttctttaattcaTTTACCTGCGCTGATGCTAttgtttttggccaacaaaaaacactGGTACTTCAAAGATGATACGGAAACAAACGAAGAAACTGTTAAGTCGGATAAATCGCTGATATCGGCTTTGCCCAAGTCTACGCCCAGTGGGTTGGAGAAAGTATTACCGGTCGCTGTAACGGAAGGTTCGAGGTGA
- the LOC133850606 gene encoding threonine--tRNA ligase 1, cytoplasmic isoform X3 — protein sequence MKKEKKEKPAAGGGDGRKELNPWPQYIEERNVLWEKCKAEYLAELAAKPRAAIKVTLPDGKQVDATSWETTPYDVARGISQGLADNTIISKVNGEVWDLDRVLEGDCNLQLLKFDDPDAQAVFWHSSAHIMGEAMERIYGGHLCYGPPIESGFYYDMHLDGDGISTTEYGTMETLIKQIVKEKQNFERLEMKKADLLEMFKYNEFKVRILNEKVTTDRTTVYKCGSLIDLCRGPHVRHTGKVKALKITKNSSTYWEGKADAETLQRVYGISFPEPKQLKEWEKLQEEAAKRDHRKIGREQELFFFHELSPGSCFFQPRGAHIYNTLMNLIRGEYRKRGFQEVISPNIYNAKLWMTSGHWEHYADNMFSFEAEKEKFALKPMNCPGHCLIFDNRNRSWRELPLRMADFGVLHRNELSGALTGLTRVRRFQQDDAHIFCAPEQIKGEMKGCLDFLRHVYTIFGFDFQLVLSTRPEKYLGELEQWNAAEKALAESLDEFGKPWKENPGDGAFYGPKIDITIMDALKRPFQCATIQLDFQLPIRFNLNYIADDGEKKRPVIIHRAILGSVERMIAILTENYAGKWPFWLSPRQVMVVPVGPAYDEYAKSVRDQLYAAGFMSEADCDAGDTMNKKIRNAQLAQFNFILVVGDKERSSTTVNVRTRDNKVHGEVSVADLITKLQKIRDEFITNEDSF from the exons ATGAAGAAggagaaaaaggaaaaaccagCCGCTGGCGGCGGAGATGGTCGCAAAG agCTTAATCCCTGGCCGCAGTATATCGAGGAGCGCAACGTGCTATGGGAGAAATGCAAGGCGGAATATTTGGCTGAGCTGGCTGCGAAGCCGCGTGCGGCAATCAAAGTGACGCTGCCCGATGGCAAGCAAGTGGATGCTACCTCTTGGGAGACTACGCCTTACGATGTGGCACGTGGCATTAGTCAAGGCCTGGCTGATAACACTATCATCTCGAAGGTGAATGGCGAAGTTTGGGATCTGGATCGTGTGCTGGAGGGCGATTGCAATTTGCAGCTGCTTAAGTTCGATGATCCCGATGCACAGGCCGTGTTTTGGCACAGCTCAGCTCATATTATGGGTGAAGCCATGGAGCGTATCTATGGCGGTCACTTGTGCTATGGTCCGCCAATTGAAAGTGGCTTCTACTACGACATGCACTTGGATGGCGATGGC ATCTCCACCACGGAATACGGTACCATGGAGACCCTGATTAAACAGATTGTCAAGGAAAAGCAAAACTTTGAGCGTCTGGAGATGAAGAAAGCCGATCTGCTCGAAATGTTCAAATACAACGAGTTCAAGGTGCGCATTCTCAATGAGAAAGTCACCACAGATCGCACCACGGTCTACAAATGCGGCTCATTGATTGATTTGTGCCGTGGCCCGCATGTGCGTCACACTGGCAAAGTCAAGGCACTAAAGATCACCAAGAACTCATCAACCTATTGGGAAGGCAAGGCTGATGCCGAAACTTTACAGCGCGTCTACGGCATCTCATTCCCGGAGCCCAAGCAGTTGAAGGAATGGGAGAAACTACAAGAGGAGGCAGCAAAGCGTGATCACCGCAAGATTGGACGTGAGCAAGAGCTGTTCTTTTTCCATGAACTGTCGCCCGGTTCGTGCTTCTTTCAGCCACGCGGCGCACATATCTACAACACGTTGATGAATCTGATACGCGGCGAGTACCGAAAGCGTGGCTTCCAGGAAGTCATCTCGCCCAATATCTACAATGCCAAGCTGTGGATGACATCGGGTCATTGGGAGCATTATGCCGACAATATGTTCTCCTTTGAGGCGGAAAAGGAAAAGTTTGCGCTCAAGCCCATGAACTGTCCTGGTCATTGTCTGATCTTTGACAACCGCAATCGATCGTGGCGCGAGTTGCCATTGCGCATGGCCGACTTTGGTGTGTTGCATCGCAATGAATTGTCCGGCGCATTGACGGGCTTGACACGCGTACGTCGCTTCCAGCAGGACGATGCGCACATCTTCTGCGCACCTGAGCAGATCAAGGGCGAAATGAAGGGATGTTTGGACTTTTTACGTCATGTCTACACTatctttggctttgacttccAACTGGTGTTGTCCACTCGCCCCGAGAAGTATCTGGGTGAGCTGGAGCAATGGAATGCTGCTGAGAAGGCGCTTGCCGAATCGCTCGATGAGTTTGGCAAGCCATGGAAAGAGAATCCCGGCGATGGCGCCTTCTATGGACCCAAAATTGATATTACAATTATGGATGCACTGAAGCGACCCTTCCAATGCGCAACCATACAGTTGGATTTCCAGCTGCCCATACGTTTCAATCTCAACTACATCGCCGACGATGGCGAAAAGAAACGTCCAGTGATCATCCATCGTGCCATCCTTGGCTCTGTGGAGCGCATGATTGCCATTCTCACGGAGAACTATGCTGGCAAATGGCCATTCTGGCTATCGCCACGCCAGGTGATGGTCGTGCCCGTGGGTCCCGCTTACGATGAGTATGCGAAGAGCGTGCGCGATCAGTTGTATGCGGCTGGATTTATGAGTGAAGCGGATTGCGATGCCGGCGACACGATGAACAAGAAGATACGAAATGCTCAGTTGgcacaattcaatttcattctgGTTGTGGGCGATAAGGAGCGCTCGTCGACCACGGTGAATGTGCGCACTCGTGATAACAAGGTGCATGGCGAAGTCTCTGTGGCTGATTTGATAACCAAGCTGCAGAAGATACGCGATGAATTCATCACAAACGAAGACAgcttttaa